One endosymbiont 'TC1' of Trimyema compressum genomic window, ATTAGAAAATACTGCTATGCAAATGTGATGGTATTTAGCATATTGTATTATCAATTAAATATAATAAGGATTTTAATATTTATCAATATTATTAGGGGTGTTAAGATATGAAAAAAATATTTTAAGATTTTAGCGTTATTGTTTATGACGAGCATACTCTTAGTTGGTTGTTTTAAGGCGTTGAAATCAAATAATGCAGTACTTGGAGAACAAAGAATAGAAAAACATGATGTAGTAGTTGTTGTTGGCGGTATTTCTGGTTTGACAAGTGGCTACTTTTTAAAAAATGAAGATGTTCTGATTTTAGAACAAAAGGATACGGTAGGGGGACGTACTGTTTCTGGTGTTCATAATTCTTTTACTTATGCAAAAGGAAATGAATATTTAGGGACACCAGAAACAGTATTAGCTCAAATGATTGAGGAATTGAGCCTTGAGCCAAAAGAAATTCCTTCCCCTATGGATGCAATGTTTGATGGTAAGCATTTTTATTATGGCTACTAAGGAGAAAAAAGGTACCTAGTTGAGAATAGTAATATAAAGGATTATCAGAATTTTGTTAAACTTGTATTGGATAAATACGATGAATATAATGAAATACCTCAGCTTAACTATACGACTCAGAATAAATATTTAGACAATATTACTGCTGGTCAGTGGCTTCGTAAAAATGGCGTTCAGGAAAAATATATTAGTAAGTATAATGTGACTACAAAAGGATTGTTTGGGGCTAATATGGACGAAATATCTGCATTGAATTTTATTCCAGAAGCAGCATTTGACTATGAAGATGTAAGTTACGAAGAAACAGTTGATTATAGTAAATTTTCTGATAAAGATATTGAAAATGAGTACTTTTTAGCTAAAAAAGAAAAGTCTTCTTCATATTCATTTGAGAAAGGTGTAACGGAACTTACTAATAAATTAGGAGAAGTGTTAGGTGATAAAATAAGGAAGAATAGCAAGGTTGTGAGTGTTACAAAAAAGGGAGAGGATTATCTTGTTGAATATATGGGAAATGGTGAAAATTCACGTCAAGTACTTGCTAATAAAATTGTTTTAGCTGTACCTTCTACGGAAGAAACGAATATTGCATCAACTGTTATTACAGAAGAAAAGGCACATATTATGAAACAAATTGAATATTCCTCTTATGCAACAGTTGCACTTTTTTTCTGATACTCCTATATTT contains:
- a CDS encoding NAD(P)-binding protein; the encoded protein is MTSILLVGCFKALKSNNAVLGEQRIEKHDVVVVVGGISGLTSGYFLKNEDVLILEQKDTVGGRTVSGVHNSFTYAKGNEYLGTPETVLAQMIEELSLEPKEIPSPMDAMFDGKHFYYGY
- a CDS encoding FAD-dependent oxidoreductase, which produces MDKYDEYNEIPQLNYTTQNKYLDNITAGQWLRKNGVQEKYISKYNVTTKGLFGANMDEISALNFIPEAAFDYEDVSYEETVDYSKFSDKDIENEYFLAKKEKSSSYSFEKGVTELTNKLGEVLGDKIRKNSKVVSVTKKGEDYLVEYMGNGENSRQVLANKIVLAVPSTEETNIASTVITEEKAHIMKQIEYSSYATVALFF